From Chryseobacterium sp. IHB B 17019, one genomic window encodes:
- a CDS encoding DUF5686 family protein, whose translation MKKQLMLINNSKYYSLFILLFFVGFFCAQNSANGRIVDAKTNKEITGVDVFINENNKPALTTTSGNFIVQSDSIIYKLKFLRKNYALETVNVTAESASNIFVKLSQEKESNIEEVVIHNEKPKYKNKKENPAYAIMQKVWERKRNNGLDKFDTYTYKEYEKIQFDANNLDSAFMKKKIFNKLEFIFDYKDSTATGKIGLPIFLNEAVYENYGENKPSKRSKRLLVAQKTSGFQDNQIITLTAKNLYRDINIYDNTLNYFDIGFPSPVGETGFSTYEYNLLDTVSVRGENAYKIRYQPKRTEVLAFQGYLYIDTDSYAVLGATLKSTQKINVNFINSISTELEYDNPDENTFLPRKFVTEIEMTPFSKKKTSKSIIAKRSVDYSEYQFNKPLEEKIFVRREEEYDDKFVDKDDSYWVKARPDSLSKSEQGIYEMLNKLQQTPKFNRIIKLYETLGSGYYNVKKLGIDIGPIFSIYGKNEVEGDRIRLGARTYFTRNDPWRVQFYTAYGFKDHQVKYGAEGRFMFNRVNRFTVGAGTRRDVLQLGVQLTNDDGIMARTFASSTIFARGENASLSSVNQTNVFTSIEPWKNFQIRLDGTMQSIKSANPEGFNLMYYKDGNLRKTTNDSHFTLSLIARPGAKFSQTGIDRYEHGTLAPTIVLKYTRGIEGLFGSDFNYNKLQFLFYKPVLLGSWGKTLVNFEAGKNFDTVPLALQNIIPGNQSYSLAANTFAQLNYYEFVADTYTTLHLEHHFNGKILSYIPLIKKLKLREVAFIRGAYGTLSDASKAINVEGFKYSAPSEHIYFEYGFGIENIGFGNLRIFRVDFNWRGNYLDRPDISKFGVKAGFQVGF comes from the coding sequence TTGAAGAAACAACTAATGTTAATTAATAATTCTAAATATTATTCTCTTTTTATCCTTCTCTTTTTTGTCGGTTTTTTTTGCGCACAAAATTCGGCGAACGGAAGAATCGTTGATGCAAAAACCAACAAAGAAATCACCGGCGTTGATGTTTTTATCAATGAAAATAATAAACCGGCCTTAACAACGACTTCAGGAAACTTTATCGTTCAGTCTGACAGTATTATTTATAAATTAAAATTTCTGAGAAAAAATTACGCTCTGGAAACGGTAAATGTCACTGCTGAAAGTGCCTCTAATATTTTTGTAAAACTTTCTCAGGAAAAAGAAAGCAATATTGAAGAAGTCGTTATCCACAACGAAAAACCGAAATACAAAAATAAAAAAGAAAACCCCGCTTATGCAATCATGCAGAAAGTCTGGGAAAGAAAAAGAAACAACGGATTAGACAAATTCGATACTTATACTTACAAAGAATACGAGAAAATTCAGTTTGATGCGAACAACCTTGACAGCGCATTTATGAAGAAAAAAATCTTCAATAAGCTTGAATTTATTTTTGATTATAAAGATTCCACCGCAACCGGGAAAATCGGGCTTCCCATTTTCTTAAATGAAGCCGTATATGAGAATTATGGTGAAAATAAGCCTTCAAAAAGATCAAAAAGGCTTTTGGTTGCTCAAAAAACATCAGGCTTTCAGGATAACCAGATTATTACGTTGACGGCAAAAAACCTTTACCGAGATATTAATATTTATGATAATACTTTAAATTATTTTGATATTGGTTTTCCAAGCCCGGTAGGAGAAACAGGCTTCAGCACTTATGAATATAATTTGCTTGACACCGTTTCCGTAAGAGGAGAAAATGCTTATAAAATCCGTTATCAGCCAAAAAGAACAGAAGTTTTAGCTTTTCAGGGTTATCTTTATATTGACACGGATAGCTATGCCGTTTTGGGGGCTACTTTAAAATCAACACAAAAAATTAACGTTAATTTCATCAATTCAATTTCCACTGAACTTGAATATGATAATCCGGATGAAAACACCTTTCTACCAAGGAAGTTCGTCACAGAGATTGAAATGACACCTTTTTCCAAAAAGAAAACATCAAAGAGCATCATTGCAAAAAGATCAGTCGATTATTCTGAATATCAATTCAATAAACCTCTTGAAGAGAAAATTTTTGTAAGAAGAGAAGAGGAATATGATGATAAATTTGTTGATAAAGATGATTCCTACTGGGTAAAAGCCAGGCCGGATTCTTTATCCAAAAGCGAACAGGGGATTTACGAAATGCTTAATAAACTTCAGCAGACGCCAAAATTCAACAGAATTATAAAGCTATATGAGACTTTGGGCTCAGGCTATTACAATGTCAAGAAATTAGGTATTGATATAGGTCCGATTTTCTCTATTTACGGCAAAAATGAAGTGGAAGGCGATAGAATTCGATTGGGAGCAAGAACCTATTTCACAAGAAATGACCCGTGGAGGGTTCAGTTTTATACGGCTTACGGTTTCAAAGATCACCAGGTAAAATATGGTGCTGAAGGTAGATTTATGTTCAACAGAGTCAACAGGTTTACAGTTGGAGCCGGGACAAGAAGAGATGTCCTGCAATTAGGAGTTCAGCTTACGAACGACGATGGAATTATGGCAAGGACCTTCGCTTCATCAACAATTTTTGCAAGAGGTGAAAATGCTTCATTGAGCTCCGTAAACCAAACCAATGTCTTCACATCAATAGAACCCTGGAAAAACTTCCAAATCAGGCTAGATGGCACGATGCAAAGCATTAAATCTGCCAATCCGGAAGGATTCAACCTGATGTATTACAAAGACGGCAACTTGAGGAAAACCACCAATGATTCTCACTTTACTTTAAGCCTGATCGCAAGGCCGGGTGCAAAATTCTCGCAAACTGGGATTGACAGATACGAACACGGAACGCTGGCTCCTACCATTGTTTTAAAATATACAAGAGGTATTGAGGGGTTATTCGGGTCTGATTTTAATTATAATAAATTACAGTTCCTTTTCTATAAACCGGTTTTACTCGGAAGCTGGGGAAAAACGTTGGTAAATTTTGAGGCGGGGAAAAACTTCGACACCGTTCCTTTGGCTTTACAGAACATAATTCCTGGGAACCAGTCTTATAGCTTGGCGGCGAATACTTTTGCCCAGCTTAACTATTATGAATTTGTGGCGGACACCTATACAACGCTGCATCTGGAGCATCATTTTAACGGTAAGATATTGTCCTATATTCCTTTAATTAAGAAATTAAAATTGAGAGAAGTTGCCTTCATCAGAGGAGCTTACGGAACTTTGAGCGATGCTTCAAAAGCAATCAATGTAGAAGGGTTCAAATATTCTGCCCCGAGTGAACATATTTACTTTGAATACGGTTTCGGAATTGAAAATATCGGTTTTGGAAACTTGAGGATTTTCAGGGTGGATTTCAACTGGCGAGGAAATTATCTTGACCGCCCGGACATTTCAAAATTCGGCGTGAAGGCCGGATTCCAGGTTGGCTTTTAA
- the rseP gene encoding RIP metalloprotease RseP produces the protein MELAIKIFQFILSISILVVLHELGHFLPAKWFKTRAEKFFLFFDPWFSIFSMKKINGKWQFKFLSQNLPDTEIIEVNGEKKEVPIDISKLPDSDWRKHPEKTKYGIGWLPFGGYVKIAGMVDESMDTEQLKKPAQPWEFRSKPAWQRLIIMLGGVTVNFFLAWVIFSALVGKNGENIFEADKITTPLHYTEAAKKMGFQDGDKILKVDGKTQKDFKKLALDVLLSDEITVLRNGKEVTFPTSDDGKAIAFNNPEPRAFLTPRMTPIVDTIVTKSTIDAGLKEGDKITAINGKPIQYYDELKPLVIPNAGKVVDFQVQRNDQIENLKIPVSKDGTIGIATYKDIEKYTVHKDYKFFGAIKRGFTLTIESLTYQIKQFKLVFNKKVKGYKKVGGPLAIIKNMPVDQGKDGSVSIDWSAFWGFTAMFSVWLAFLNLIPIPGLDGGHVIFTLYEMIVGKPVPQKVLENAQMVGVIFLLGLMLLIFGSDIFKAVTGSL, from the coding sequence ATGGAATTAGCAATCAAGATTTTCCAGTTCATTCTAAGTATTTCTATTTTAGTAGTCCTTCATGAGCTTGGGCACTTTCTCCCGGCAAAGTGGTTTAAAACCAGAGCAGAGAAATTTTTTCTGTTTTTTGATCCTTGGTTTTCAATTTTTTCAATGAAAAAAATCAATGGAAAATGGCAGTTTAAATTTCTTTCACAAAACCTTCCGGACACAGAAATCATCGAGGTGAACGGAGAAAAGAAAGAAGTTCCTATTGATATATCAAAGCTTCCAGACAGTGACTGGAGAAAGCATCCGGAAAAAACAAAATACGGTATCGGATGGCTGCCTTTCGGTGGATATGTGAAAATTGCCGGAATGGTGGATGAAAGCATGGATACCGAACAGCTGAAAAAGCCTGCCCAACCTTGGGAATTCAGATCAAAACCAGCTTGGCAGAGATTAATCATTATGTTGGGTGGAGTTACGGTAAACTTTTTCCTGGCGTGGGTTATTTTTTCGGCGTTAGTGGGTAAAAACGGTGAGAATATTTTTGAGGCAGATAAAATCACCACTCCTCTTCATTATACGGAAGCAGCGAAAAAAATGGGCTTTCAGGACGGAGATAAAATCCTAAAGGTTGATGGAAAAACTCAAAAAGACTTCAAAAAACTAGCTTTAGATGTCTTATTAAGTGACGAAATTACTGTTTTAAGAAACGGTAAAGAAGTTACTTTTCCTACAAGTGATGACGGAAAAGCCATTGCATTTAACAATCCGGAGCCGAGAGCATTCCTTACCCCAAGGATGACACCAATAGTTGATACAATTGTTACGAAATCTACCATTGATGCCGGACTGAAAGAAGGTGACAAAATCACGGCAATTAATGGAAAGCCTATTCAGTATTACGATGAATTGAAGCCTTTGGTAATACCTAATGCCGGAAAAGTTGTTGATTTTCAAGTTCAAAGAAATGATCAGATTGAAAATTTAAAAATACCTGTTTCTAAAGATGGAACTATTGGGATCGCAACTTATAAAGACATTGAGAAATATACTGTCCATAAAGATTATAAATTCTTTGGAGCCATAAAAAGAGGGTTTACGCTTACGATTGAAAGTTTAACTTATCAGATTAAACAATTTAAGCTAGTATTCAATAAAAAAGTAAAAGGTTACAAAAAAGTAGGCGGGCCTTTAGCTATTATTAAAAACATGCCTGTTGACCAAGGTAAAGACGGAAGTGTATCCATAGACTGGTCTGCATTCTGGGGCTTCACAGCAATGTTCTCCGTATGGCTTGCATTTTTGAACTTAATTCCTATTCCGGGATTGGATGGCGGACACGTAATTTTCACTTTATATGAGATGATTGTGGGGAAACCTGTTCCTCAAAAAGTATTGGAAAACGCACAGATGGTGGGAGTTATCTTCCTGCTAGGCTTGATGTTGTTGATCTTCGGAAGTGACATTTTCAAAGCGGTTACGGGAAGCCTATAA
- a CDS encoding thioredoxin family protein, with translation MSQKFQEIIDSERPVLIDFFATWCQPCKVQSSVLNTVKENVGEGARIIKVDVDQYPALANQYGVRGVPTLAIFKKGEMLWKESGVHDVNTLTQLLKEYA, from the coding sequence ATGTCACAAAAATTTCAGGAAATCATAGACTCCGAAAGACCAGTATTAATCGACTTTTTTGCAACCTGGTGCCAACCTTGCAAAGTACAGTCGTCAGTTTTAAATACAGTAAAGGAAAATGTGGGCGAAGGTGCCAGAATCATAAAAGTAGACGTAGATCAATATCCGGCTCTGGCCAATCAGTATGGTGTTCGTGGCGTTCCGACATTGGCTATCTTCAAAAAAGGAGAAATGCTGTGGAAGGAAAGCGGCGTACACGATGTGAATACTTTGACACAACTTTTAAAAGAATATGCTTAA
- a CDS encoding MBL fold metallo-hydrolase, with protein MKVEQIYTGCLAQGAYYIVSENEAAIIDPLREVKPYLDRLEKDNVTLKYIFETHFHADFVSGHLDLSKKTGAPIVYGPTAQPAFEATIAEDNQVFEIGKVKIKALHTPGHTMESTTYLLIDENGVETAIFTGDTLFLGDVGRPDLAQKAGSLTQEDLAGILYDSLHNKILPLDDSITVYPAHGAGSACGKNMQKETVDILGNQKKTNYALNQPNKESFIKEVLDGLTAPPKYFGMNVAMNKNGYDSLDVVMDKGLTPIPVEDFEAYAEETGALILDTRGAADFHKGFVPNSVNIGLKGDFAPWVGTLIVDVKHPLLLIADEGTEEEAITRLSRVGFDNVLGYLKGGFEAWKNAGKETDDVKRISPAEFAEQFTENSKVIDVRKITEYSAEHINNAYNKPLDTISDWVKSIDDSEHFFLHCAGGYRSMIAASILNSHGIRNFSEIEGGFNGIKKTEKFPTSDFICQSKIM; from the coding sequence ATGAAAGTCGAACAAATATATACCGGATGTCTGGCTCAGGGTGCGTACTACATCGTATCAGAAAATGAAGCAGCCATCATTGATCCTTTGAGAGAGGTAAAGCCCTATCTGGATCGTCTGGAGAAAGATAATGTAACTTTAAAATATATTTTTGAAACACATTTCCATGCAGATTTTGTCTCTGGACATTTGGATCTAAGCAAAAAAACGGGAGCCCCGATTGTTTACGGACCGACTGCTCAACCCGCATTTGAAGCTACTATTGCAGAAGACAATCAGGTTTTTGAGATCGGGAAAGTAAAAATAAAAGCTCTTCACACGCCCGGCCACACGATGGAAAGTACAACCTATCTTTTGATCGACGAAAATGGCGTAGAAACGGCAATATTCACCGGTGACACATTGTTTTTGGGTGATGTAGGAAGACCAGATCTTGCTCAGAAAGCAGGAAGCCTTACCCAGGAAGATCTCGCCGGAATTTTATACGACAGTCTTCACAACAAAATTTTGCCTTTGGATGACAGCATCACGGTTTATCCGGCACATGGAGCGGGCTCGGCGTGCGGAAAAAACATGCAGAAAGAAACTGTTGATATTTTAGGAAATCAAAAAAAGACAAACTATGCTCTTAATCAGCCGAATAAAGAATCTTTCATTAAAGAAGTTCTGGATGGGTTGACAGCTCCACCAAAATATTTCGGGATGAATGTTGCCATGAACAAAAATGGTTACGACAGCCTTGATGTAGTGATGGATAAAGGTTTAACGCCAATTCCTGTTGAGGATTTTGAAGCGTATGCCGAAGAAACGGGAGCATTAATCCTTGATACAAGAGGCGCGGCCGATTTCCATAAAGGATTTGTTCCGAATTCTGTAAATATCGGTTTAAAGGGTGATTTTGCACCATGGGTAGGAACTTTAATCGTTGATGTAAAACATCCGCTTTTGTTGATCGCTGATGAAGGCACAGAAGAAGAAGCCATTACAAGACTAAGCCGGGTTGGGTTTGATAATGTTTTAGGATATTTAAAAGGAGGTTTTGAAGCCTGGAAAAATGCAGGAAAAGAAACGGATGATGTGAAAAGAATTTCTCCAGCCGAATTTGCAGAACAGTTTACAGAAAACTCCAAAGTAATTGATGTAAGAAAAATAACGGAATATTCTGCGGAGCATATTAATAATGCTTACAACAAACCGTTAGATACGATCAGTGATTGGGTAAAATCAATTGATGATTCTGAACATTTTTTCCTGCACTGTGCGGGAGGTTACAGAAGCATGATCGCAGCAAGCATCCTTAACTCACACGGAATCAGAAATTTCAGCGAAATAGAAGGAGGCTTCAACGGAATAAAAAAAACAGAAAAATTCCCGACATCAGATTTTATCTGCCAATCGAAAATAATGTAA
- a CDS encoding nitrilase-related carbon-nitrogen hydrolase, protein MKITGLNLDIIWKNKTGNFQLIEKELQNQNADIFLLPEMFSTGFCMDASEVADRNQESLELLKKMSVEKNAAFCGGASVEEDGKFYNRMYFVQPDSHVDFYDKRHLFSFSGEDKVYTPGRERAIVNYKGFRILLQVCYDLRFPVFARNNDDYDAILYIANWPEKRVGAWEHLLKARAIENLSFVFGLNRIGTDGNNLFYQESSHCFFADGTEISQKSGDIVSAELNLDELKDFRNHFQFLNDRDSFSIQL, encoded by the coding sequence ATGAAAATCACAGGACTGAATCTAGACATCATCTGGAAAAATAAAACCGGAAATTTTCAACTTATTGAAAAAGAGTTGCAAAATCAAAATGCTGATATTTTCCTGCTTCCGGAAATGTTCTCAACGGGTTTCTGCATGGATGCATCGGAAGTTGCCGACAGAAATCAAGAATCTCTGGAGCTTTTAAAGAAAATGTCAGTGGAAAAGAATGCAGCATTCTGCGGAGGCGCGTCTGTAGAGGAGGACGGTAAATTTTACAACAGGATGTATTTTGTGCAACCGGATTCTCATGTTGATTTTTACGATAAAAGACATTTGTTTTCCTTTTCGGGAGAAGATAAGGTGTATACGCCGGGAAGGGAGAGGGCAATTGTGAATTATAAGGGTTTCAGGATTCTCTTGCAGGTTTGCTATGACCTTCGTTTTCCTGTTTTTGCAAGAAATAATGATGATTATGATGCCATTTTATACATCGCCAACTGGCCCGAAAAAAGGGTAGGAGCTTGGGAACATCTGTTAAAAGCAAGGGCAATCGAAAATCTGTCTTTTGTGTTTGGGCTGAACAGGATCGGGACGGACGGAAATAATCTTTTCTATCAGGAAAGTTCTCATTGTTTTTTTGCAGACGGAACAGAAATTTCACAGAAAAGTGGGGATATTGTCTCCGCGGAATTAAATTTAGATGAATTGAAGGATTTTAGAAATCATTTTCAGTTTTTGAATGATAGGGATAGTTTTTCTATTCAATTGTAG
- a CDS encoding DUF6646 family protein, with the protein MKKLILMFMIIFMGTAANAQAWTGKGDQKINAGLSAWGYGTGITGTYDYGLNGLISVGAGLNAYFGNYKDNDDDNRIFVFGRLNFHLKDALQLPEKWDVYPGVDVGVVGSEFGLGAHIGARYFFTDKIGVFAEVGNNGSLGVSINL; encoded by the coding sequence ATGAAGAAATTGATTTTAATGTTCATGATAATTTTCATGGGAACTGCTGCAAATGCTCAGGCATGGACCGGAAAGGGAGACCAAAAGATTAATGCAGGATTGAGCGCCTGGGGATACGGAACCGGAATTACAGGAACTTATGATTATGGCCTTAACGGGCTGATCTCAGTAGGAGCAGGACTAAATGCTTATTTCGGCAACTATAAAGACAATGATGATGACAACAGAATCTTCGTTTTTGGACGGTTGAATTTTCATTTGAAAGACGCACTGCAATTACCTGAAAAATGGGATGTTTATCCCGGTGTTGATGTGGGAGTTGTAGGAAGCGAATTCGGGCTTGGTGCTCATATCGGGGCAAGATATTTTTTCACTGACAAAATCGGAGTTTTTGCTGAAGTCGGAAACAATGGCAGTTTAGGCGTTTCTATTAATTTATAA
- a CDS encoding bacteriocin-like protein: protein MTKLKLYDMKNLKKLSRHELKTLKGGFKCEGISCDWYCSLPAGSRPVCLSPQTLVPICGGCNTSDI from the coding sequence ATCACCAAATTAAAATTATACGATATGAAAAACTTAAAAAAGCTTTCAAGACATGAGCTTAAGACCTTAAAAGGAGGTTTTAAGTGCGAAGGTATTTCTTGCGACTGGTACTGTAGTTTACCGGCAGGAAGCCGTCCTGTTTGCCTATCTCCACAAACGTTAGTGCCGATTTGCGGAGGTTGTAATACTAGTGACATTTAA
- a CDS encoding rhodanese-like domain-containing protein, with the protein MKGKLFGIILAAILMLSACKTAHVAEAPKSNIKDVINSSDVTLVDVRVPEQYAEGTAKNAVNIPLAEIQNNTESLKGKKVVVFCNKGIQADQAMEILKKNGIDVYDGTSWKNVKAIQDQKSEK; encoded by the coding sequence ATGAAAGGAAAACTTTTTGGAATTATTCTTGCTGCAATATTGATGTTGAGTGCCTGTAAAACTGCTCATGTAGCGGAAGCACCAAAGTCCAATATAAAAGATGTGATCAACAGTTCTGACGTAACTTTGGTTGATGTAAGAGTTCCGGAACAATATGCAGAAGGAACAGCAAAAAATGCTGTGAATATTCCTTTAGCGGAAATTCAGAATAACACAGAATCTCTGAAAGGTAAAAAAGTAGTTGTTTTCTGCAACAAAGGAATTCAGGCAGATCAGGCAATGGAAATTTTAAAGAAAAATGGCATTGATGTCTACGACGGTACAAGCTGGAAAAACGTAAAAGCCATTCAGGATCAGAAATCTGAGAAATAA
- a CDS encoding beta strand repeat-containing protein has protein sequence MKRLLLFTVLIPLAYSAQVGIQTPTPTSTLDIAAKNPTGTATSVDGIIIPRVDRQRAQSMTTVPVSTLIYISDISTGTAAGTTEDVNSVGFYHFDGTKWIALITTSSNNDWHTIGNAGTNPTSNFVGTTDNQNLVFKRNNVNSGLLGTINTSFGVGSLPSSTALLSTAFGVSSLSAATSGSVANSAFGNQSLSANTTGVQNSAFGHQALLNNTTGSRLTAIGSGALRSNNGGDNVAVGYNALDVLSGTTAFNVAVGADALGTLTTGTANTAIGDNTGNPASGAGGVALTSGNRNILIGANSTFLNAAANSQMNIGNAIFGTNLSIDINSLTANIGIGTATPTARLELASGTNGVSGMKFTNINNATVTTPNAAALGVDASGNVVIQNVAPLTTSFKSFSIDANSATNSLITIGSLEFRYPSTTCTSTSSFVQVRSTTGTNNLGVQHAILTTAQNGSGFVNTTPLTATPTFTNLTGIPLNCVQDGHAQFNFFSYTDRTFYRVNVHVADGDSQGFGALGYIFVELQK, from the coding sequence ATGAAAAGATTATTATTATTCACAGTATTAATTCCACTAGCATATTCAGCTCAAGTTGGAATTCAGACACCCACGCCAACCTCTACATTAGACATTGCCGCAAAAAATCCAACAGGAACCGCCACCTCAGTAGATGGAATTATCATTCCCAGAGTTGACAGGCAAAGAGCCCAGTCTATGACAACTGTACCCGTTTCAACTTTAATTTATATCAGTGACATATCTACGGGAACAGCAGCTGGAACAACAGAGGATGTAAACTCTGTAGGATTCTATCATTTTGATGGCACAAAATGGATCGCTCTGATTACAACATCGTCCAACAACGACTGGCATACTATCGGAAATGCAGGAACTAATCCCACGAGCAATTTCGTAGGAACGACTGACAACCAGAATTTAGTTTTTAAAAGAAACAATGTAAACTCTGGCCTCTTAGGTACAATTAATACATCTTTTGGAGTAGGTTCGCTGCCATCTTCCACCGCACTTTTAAGTACGGCCTTTGGAGTAAGCTCGTTAAGTGCGGCCACATCAGGAAGTGTTGCCAACTCGGCTTTTGGAAATCAATCACTTTCTGCAAATACTACGGGCGTACAAAATTCGGCATTTGGACATCAGGCCCTATTAAATAATACAACCGGATCAAGGCTGACAGCAATAGGAAGTGGCGCTCTCAGGTCAAACAATGGGGGAGATAATGTTGCCGTAGGATATAATGCCCTTGATGTATTGAGTGGTACAACCGCTTTCAATGTTGCTGTGGGAGCGGATGCACTAGGTACTTTAACAACCGGTACAGCTAATACAGCTATTGGAGACAATACCGGAAATCCTGCTTCTGGAGCAGGCGGAGTTGCATTAACATCAGGAAACAGAAATATTTTAATTGGAGCAAATTCTACTTTCTTAAATGCAGCAGCAAACAGCCAGATGAATATCGGAAACGCAATTTTCGGGACTAATTTAAGCATTGATATCAACAGCCTTACGGCGAATATCGGTATCGGAACAGCAACACCCACTGCAAGATTAGAACTCGCTTCCGGAACCAATGGAGTTTCCGGAATGAAATTCACCAACATTAATAATGCAACAGTTACCACTCCCAATGCTGCGGCTTTAGGTGTAGATGCTTCAGGAAACGTAGTAATACAAAATGTGGCGCCTCTTACTACAAGTTTTAAATCTTTTTCAATTGATGCAAATTCTGCTACTAATTCATTAATTACAATTGGATCACTGGAATTTAGATATCCCTCAACAACCTGTACTTCAACATCATCCTTTGTTCAGGTGAGATCTACAACCGGAACTAATAATTTGGGGGTACAGCATGCCATATTAACAACTGCACAGAATGGATCCGGCTTCGTAAACACTACTCCATTAACAGCGACTCCTACCTTTACAAACCTCACAGGAATACCGTTAAATTGTGTTCAGGACGGGCATGCACAATTCAACTTTTTCTCTTATACCGACAGGACTTTCTATAGGGTAAATGTTCATGTCGCAGATGGTGACAGTCAAGGTTTTGGAGCCTTAGGATACATCTTTGTTGAGCTTCAAAAATAG
- the rpmA gene encoding 50S ribosomal protein L27 has product MAHKKGVGSSKNGRESHSKRLGVKIFGGQEAIAGNIIVRQRGTQHHPGANVGIGKDHTLFALIDGKVVFRKKANNRSFVSVEANA; this is encoded by the coding sequence ATGGCACACAAGAAAGGAGTTGGTAGCTCCAAAAACGGTAGAGAATCTCACTCTAAAAGATTAGGTGTGAAAATTTTCGGAGGTCAGGAAGCTATTGCTGGAAACATTATTGTTAGACAAAGAGGTACTCAACACCACCCAGGTGCAAACGTGGGTATCGGTAAAGACCACACTTTGTTTGCTCTAATTGACGGTAAAGTAGTCTTTAGAAAAAAAGCAAATAACAGATCTTTCGTATCTGTAGAAGCAAACGCATAA